In one Babylonia areolata isolate BAREFJ2019XMU chromosome 12, ASM4173473v1, whole genome shotgun sequence genomic region, the following are encoded:
- the LOC143288170 gene encoding uncharacterized protein LOC143288170 — translation MFNNNNYLPDLNHYRPAAGQQMPANVPGSPAPLDPPLPPPAAPPVSGSGFGHVGNFRFLSPTQVTAVPTWMPAACVVSTISAPGMGTSWQHSVPITMPWANHIAPHFTAQSSPSQSLPVYTMPMGILPQTTMMRGTPKPSVRCLRLKRRFRASINDDPEGPSSKRYLSERMASWFKQLQITPTKGQGDDARSASGQEGTSSRLDNGWQRFHEVEKRLREDLEDVDLEMSGTGAGKRNGFGAAASGLAGAARGAATTGGGSGGGFGMENGGVVLQIPDEVKKEVQKREPVLPAQIMKTITSPCMDLVLWKPPEAIITSYLQVSPDSSNLSGESSSHSSSSSSSSSGSGSTQTARNGNGNGNGSDMQFPAPSSASSSAGSSFSTGSFFGSGLAQSGGSVTQMDSMEMFDCVDDDDMDL, via the exons ATgttcaacaacaataactaccTCCCGGACTTGAACCACTACCGCCCCGCAGCAGGACAGCAGATGCCCGCCAACGTTCCCGGCTCCCCGGCTCCCCTGGACCCACCGCTGCCGCCGCCTGCAGCGCCACCTGTCTCTGGCAGCGGGTTCGGCCACGTGGGCAACTTCCGCTTCCTTTCCCCCACCCAGGTGACGGCAGTGCCCACCTGGATGCCGGCAGCTTGTGTGGTGAGCACCATCTCCGCCCCGGGCATGGGCACCAGCTGGCAGCACTCGGTGCCCATCACCATGCCCTGGGCCAATCACATCGCGCCGCACTTCACCGCTCAGTCCTCGCCGTCCCAGTCGTTGCCTGTCTACACCATGCCAAT GGGTATTTTGCCACAGACAACTATGATGCGTGGCACGCCAAAGCCATCTGTTCGCTGTTTACGTCTGAAGCGGCGCTTTCGAGCCAGCATCAATGATGATCCTGa GGGCCCATCCTCCAAGAGGTACCTGAGTGAGAGGATGGCCAGCTGGTTCAAGCAGCTGCAGATCACGCCCACCAAGGGGCAGGGTGACGACGCTCGCAGCGCCAGCGGCCAGGAAGGGACGTCCTCCAGACTCGACAATGGCTGGCAGCGCTTTCACGAGGTGGAAAAACG GCTGCGTGAAGATCTGGAAGACGTGGACCTGGAGATGAGCGGTACCGGTGCAGGCAAAAGGAACGGCTTTGGTGCCGCCGCCTCTGGTCTGGCGGGGGCTGCTAGGGGGGCTGCTACTACTGGCggcgggagtggtggtggttttggcaTGGAGAATGGTGGAGTGGTGTTGCAGATCCCCGATGAAGTGAAGAAGGAGGTGCAGAAACGAGAGCCCGTGTTGCCGGCACAGATCATGAAGACAAT AACAAGCCCTTGCATGGACCTGGTGTTATGGAAGCCTCCGGAAGCCATCATCACATCCTACCTCCAAGTGTCTCCGGACTCCAGCAATCTCTCGGGCGAGTCCTCtagtcacagcagcagcagcagcagcagcagcagtggttcAGGCAGCACACAAACGGCCAGGAACGGGAACGGGAATGGAAACGGCAGTGACATGCAGTTCCCAgcaccctcctccgcctcctcctctgctggttcttctttttctacaGGGTCCTTCTTTGGTTCAGGCTTGGCCCA GTCAGGTGGGAGCGTGACACAAATGGACTCTATGGAGATGTTCGACTGTGTGGACGATGATGACATGGATCTTTGA